In Mycolicibacterium nivoides, the DNA window CATCGCCGACGCCCTGCACGAGGCGCTAGCAGGTGCCGGTATGGATCTTTGACAGCAGTGCGGAATCCGACGGTGCGGTGGCGTCGGGGCGCAGGCTGGCCAGCACGGCCTTGATATCGTCGTTGCTGGTGAGTTCGCTGAACTCGGTGCCGAGCGCCAGATCGACTGTGGCGTCCGGCCTTTCGTCCTGGAACAGCTCGGTGCACGGAGCCACCAGCCACACCGCTGCGGCGGCTGTGCGGCCGGACGGGCCGAACCGGATCTGGCCCTGGCATTCCAGCCGCGTGCTGGCGTAGATCGGGTCGTTCGCCGCCTCGGGCTGGGCGAAGCCGAGATCGCGCAGGGCCCCGGCCACCTCGCCGGCCTGGCCGCCCTGGCCGCTGGCGTTGAGCACCCGGATCCTGGTCTCGGCCAGCGGTGCCGGCGTGACTTCGGTCATCGCCGAACTGGCCACCTGCTCACCCAGCTTCGGGGCGGCCGGATCGGTGGCCGGCGGGTTGTTGCAGACCGTGGCCTCGTGCACATCGGCGGGCTGATTGAGGGCGATGATCCAGACGATCATCGTCACCACAGCGAGTGCGACGAAGAGCACAATGCCCGGAACGAAACTGCGCCGACGGAAGGGTCGACCGTGACGGTCGAAGGCGGTGCCATCGGTGATTTGCGCGACCACACCTGCACTCTAAGGGCAATGGTGTTCGCTGACGCAGTAGAGCTCAGACGGTAGTGTGATGTAAATCACACTGAAACGTGTGGCAATACGGGCACGAATCATTTGGGGAATGCGTTCGACGCTGGTACAAAGCTCTGCTGCAAGGTAAGGGAGGGGACACAGACGATGGCTACCGACTACGACGCTCCACGGCGTTCCGAAGCAGACGAGGTTTCTGAGGATTCGCTGGAGGAGCTCAAGGCGCGTCGCAACGAGGCGCAGTCCGCGGTGGTGGATGTCGACGAAACAGAAACGGCGGAGTCGTTCGAGCTGCCGGGCGCAGACCTGTCCGGCGAGGAATTGTCGGTACGGGTGGTCCCGAAGCAGGCCGACGAGTTCACGTGCTCCAGCTGTTTTCTGGTGCATCACCGCAGCCGGCTGGCAAGCGAGAAGAACGGCGTGATGATCTGCACGGACTGCGCCGCCTGACGGCGGCTCAGCCGCTGCAGTTAGATTCGCGGCTCAGCCGCGGAGCGCACCGAGGACACGATCCGGATGGCGGGAACTGATGAGCCAGTACGGGGTGGGATCATCCGGATCGTCGAGCACCACCAGCACCATCGGGCCCACCCAGGCCCGGTGGACGACGTAGGCGGCGGGATCGAGTTGGCGACCCAGCGCGGCGGACTTGGCGGACCGCGGCACCTCTGCGGTCCGGGAGATGACGCTCGTCGGCAGGTGTGCGTCACCGACCCACAACTCGGTGTCGCCACCGCTGTGGCGCACGACCTTCAATTCGGTCTTGCTGAACCACATCAGCACAGCCCCCGCCACGCCGAAGAGCAGCAGGTACGGCAACCACGCCGGAATGGCCGGCGCGGCCAGGCCGATCTCGAACGCGATGACCCCTGCCAGCACCGCAGCCGGCAGCGACCACCACCACGGCACCCACAAACGTTCGCGGTAGTGAACGCTTTGGGCGGTTGCGCGCGTGTCTGACACGGGGCTCAGAGTAATCTGTGACGTCGTGTCCACCTCTCTGGCGGTCGTCCGATTGGACCGCGAACTACCGATGCCCAGCCGGGCGCACGATGGGGACGCGGGCGTAGACCTCTACAGCGCGCGTGATGTCGAGCTGGCCCCCGGGCAACGGGAGCTCGTGCCCACCGGAGTCGCCGTGGCCATTCCGTACGGAATGGTGGGATTGATCCATCCGCGTTCGGGTTTGGCTGCACGCGTGGGACTTTCGATCGTCAATAGTCCGGGCACCGTAGACGCCGGTTATCGCGGCGAGATCAAGGTCTCGCTGATCAACCTCGATCCCGACACGCCGATCGTGATCAACCGCGGTGACCGGATTGCCCAGCTGTTGGTACAGCGGGTAGAACTGCCCGAGTTGGTCGAGGTGACCTCGTTCGACGAGGCGGGCCTGGCTGACACCTCCCGTGGCGAAGGCGGCCACGGTTCCTCCGGCGGACATGCGAGTTTGTGATGGCATTCGGAAAACGCAAGAGCAAGGATTCGGCTGACGATTCGGCCGGTCGGAACGATGACGAGCTGGTCGCCGACCAGTCGTCCTCAGCGGACGTGGCCGATGATGTCGACGAGGATTCCGACCAGGGCCCGTTCGACATCGAGGACTTCGACGATCCCGCGGTCGCGGTGCAGGGCAGGCTCGACCTCGGCTCGGTGCTGATCCCCATGCCCGATGGCGGGCAGGTCCAGGTCGAGCTGAACGAGGCCGGGGCGCCCAGCGCGGTGTGGGTGGTGACCCCGAACGGGCGGTTCACCATCGCCGCCTACGCCGCGCCCAAGAGCGCGGGCCTGTGGCGTGAGGTGGCCGGCGAGCTCGCCGAGTCGCTGCGCAAGGACGCCAGCTCGGTGAACATCCAGGACGGCCCGTGGGGCCGCGAGGTGGTCGGCGCGGGCAACGGTGGAGTGGTGCGCTTCATCGGCGTCGACGGCTACCGCTGGATGGTGCGCTGCGTGGTCAACGGTGCCCCCGAGACCATCGACGCGCTGGCCGCCGAGGCGCGGGCATCATTGGCCGACACCGTGATTCGTCGCGGTGAGACACCGCTGCCGGTGCGCACGCCACTGCAGGTGGAGCTGCCCGAGCCGATGGCGGCCCAACTGCGCGCCGCAGCGCAGCAGGCCGCGGTGCAGCAGGCCGCCCAGCAGCTCGCCGCTGCCACTCAGGCGTTGCCGCAGGATCAGCCTCCGGCCGAGCCGGTGGCGCGCCGCAGTGAGCAGGGCTCGGCGATGCAGCAGCTGCGCACCATCACCGGCGGGTAGTACACCCGCGCATCAGCCTGCGACGGTGTCGCTGGCGGCCTCGTGCAGGGCCGCCACGCAGGCGGCACCCAGCACGCCGGTGTCGAGCCCCATCTGTTCGAGGGTGACCGACCGCAACGCCGCCTGCGGTGCCGCGGCCACCCATTCGTAGCCGACCTCGGCCGGATGCACCGGATCGTCGGTCGCCACCGCGACGCCCATGGGCACCCGGAGCTGTTCGAGTTCGGCACTGCCGGGTGCGCGGTAACCCGAGGCTTCCTCCATCGCATCGGGCAACGTCGGCCACTGGCCCACCCAGGAGCGGGCGAGTTCGTCGGCCAGCCACGGCGGGCTGGAGGCACGCATCTGCGCGACTGTGGCCGCCAGCCCATCGCGGCGCAACAGGTCCGCCGATTGCCGGGCCAACAGTGCGGCGGGGGCGTGCTGGGAGGAGCCCGTCCAGGGCGGCAGGGCGGCCAGCACCGCCACCGTGTGGCCGGGATGGTCCAATGCCCACCGGAGCGCCACGACGGCCCCGATGGACACTCCGCCGACGGCGATCGGGCCCGATCGGGCCGCGTCGTCCAGCGCGTGCAGGTAACCCTCGACAAGCCGGTCCGGAGTCGGTGGCGGGGTCACCACCAGAGCCTCGGCGGCGTGCAGTGCACCCGAAAACGCCCGGTAGACGTAGTTGTCGTCGGACCCGGTGCCGGGCAGCAGAACGGTTGGGACACCGCGCAGAATGACGCTCATCACACGATCGTGCCTGCCCCGTCAAATCGTCGGCGTGCCGACCCACACCCCACGTGGCATTCCCCGTGCAAGAGGTCTACCGTGGCCTTGGTTGGGCGGATTCACAGTGGATCTGCAGAAGGTCAGGAGAGGCCATGGCTACGGCCGAAGGGTATCTGCGCCGGCTTACGCGACGCCTGACGGAAGACCCCGAACAGCTCGATGTCGAAGAGCTCAGCGACGAAGCCGCCAATACCGGCGCGCTCAAGGCGATCGATGCTCAGCGCGGCCAGGAAGTGACGATGGTCGGCACCCTGCGCAGCGTCGAATGTAACGGCAAGGGGTGTTCCGGCGGCATCAAAGCCGAACTGTTCGACGGTACCGACACGGTGTTGCTGGTGTGGCTGGGGCAGCGCCGCATCCCGGGTATCGAGTCCGGCCGCACCCTGCGGGTGCACGGCCGGGTCGGCAAGCTGGAGAACGGCGCCAAGGCGATCTACAACCCCCGCTACGAAATCCAGAAGTGAGTCAGCCCGACAACAACGCGCCCCCGCGATCCGAGAGTGAGCCGGCGCCGACCCCTGCCCATGGTGGCGGACGGGCCGTGCTCGACCAGATGGGCGGCATCAGCGGCCTGATCTATTCGTCGCTGCCGGTGGTGGTTTTCGTCCCGGTGTCAACGGCGTTCGGGCTGTTGCCGGCGATCGCCGCCGCACTCGGCGTGGCGACCCTGATCCTGATCTGGCGGTTGATCCGCCGCGATTCCATTCAGCCCGCGGTGTCGGGATTCTTCGCGGTCGGGGTCAGCGCACTCATCGCCTATCTGGTGGGGGAGTCGAAAGGCTATTTCCTGCTTGGCATCTGGAGCTCGCTGATCTATGCCGTGGTGTTCGGGGTGTCGGTGGTGATCCGGCGCCCGCTGGTGGGCTACATCTGGGGCTGGGTGAATTCACACGACCGGGCCTGGCGCGATGTCCGTCGGGCCGTTGTGGCCTTCGACGTCGCCACGCTCACCTGGGTCGCGGTGTTCGCGTCGCGATTCCTGGTTCAGCAGTACCTCTATGACTCCGACCAGACCGGCTGGCTGGGTTTCGCGCGTATCGCGATGGGCTGGCCGCTGACCGCTGTCGCCGCGTTGGTGACCTACCTGGCCATCCGGGCCGCGCAGCGCGCCGTACACGCCCAGGACGCCGCAGCGCCGGTCGAGCGCGATACAGCAGCGGGCTAGCCAACCTGCCTGGGCAGTACAGCTAGCGCGGCGCCGGACGCAGCAGCAGTTCGCGCAGTTCGTCCTCGGACTCCGTGACGGCCACGAACAACAGCTCGTCGCCACCCTCGAGGGGCTCATCGGACTCGGGCACGATCACCCTGGCGCCACGCAGGATCGTCACGAGAGCGGTGTCACGGGGCAGATCGAGGCGCTTGACGGGACGCCCGCCCCACGGGGTGTCGTCGGGCAGCGTGATCTCGACGAGGTTGGCCTGCCCTTTACGGAACTCCATCAGGCGCACCAGATCGCCGACCGCGACGGCCTCCTCGACGAGCGAGGCGAGCATGCGCGGTGTCGAAACCGCCACATCCACACCCCAGTTCTCGTCGAACAGCCACTCGTTGCGGGGGTCGTTGACGCGGGCCACCACCCGGGGAACCGCGAACTCGGTTTTGGCCAGCAGGCTGACCACGACGTTGACCTTGTCGTCACCGGTCGCCGCGATCACCACGTCGAATTCCTCGAGCTTGACCGACTCCATCAGGCTGAGCTCGCAGGCGTCACCGAGCCGCCAGTGGGCGGCCGGGATGGCGTCGACGTCAATATGGTCGGGATTGCGCTCCAGCAGCGTCACGTCGTGATCGCTGTCGAGCAACTCGCGGGCGATCGAGCGCCCCACGGCCCCGGCCCCGGCGATGGCAACTTTCATCAGTGAGACTCCAAGTCCTCGCTGGGCGGCAACGCCGCGATGGCCAGCGCTTCGGCGATGTGCCCGGACACGGCGGCCACGTACACCTGGTCGCCGGCCTGGATCACGGACTTCGGTTCGGGCAGGTAGCCGTTGCCGAACCGGATCATGAAGGCCACCCGGCCGCCCGTGGCGACCTCCAGATCGGTGACCAGGTGCCCGGCCCAATCCTGGTGCAGCGGAAGTTCGGCCACGCCCACGTTGCCCGAGGGGTCGCGCCACTTGGTGGTCTCGGTCTCCCTGGTCAGCACGTTGAGCAGACGATCGGTGGTCCACGGCACCGTGGCCACGGTGGGGATGCCCAGCCGCTCGTAGACCGCGGCACGCTTGGCGTCGTAGATGCGCGCCACCACGCGCTCGACACCGAATGTCTCGCGGGCCACCCGGGCCGAGATGATGTTGGAGTTGTCGCCCGAGGAGACCGCTGCGAAGGCGCCGGCCTCTTCGATTCCGGCGCGCAGCAGCACATCGCGATCGAAGCCCATCCCGAGCACGCGCTCGCCGGTGAACTCCGGGGAGAGCCGGTGGAAAGCGGTGCTGTCGCGGTCGATGACCGCGACCTCGTGGCCGATGCGGGCCAGGCTGTCTGCGAGGGAGGCGCCGACCCGGCCGCACCCCATGACGACTACACGCACCCGACGGTCCTTTCCGGTGGCAGAAACGCGCTGTTGCGCTATCCGTGCCCTCGAACGCTACAGCTTTGTGACGACTTTTCCCGTTCGGGCTTAGTCTTGGCTCTCGTGTCCAAGCTTTCGACGGCGACGCGCCGGTTGGTACTGGGGCGGCCGTTCCGCAGCGACAAGCTCTCTCACACCCTTCTGCCCAAACGGATCGCCCTGCCGGTGTTCGCCTCCGACGCTTTGTCGTCGGTCGCCTACGCGCCGGAGGAGATCTTCCTGGTGCTGTCGGTGGCAGGGCTGACGGCCTACTCCCTGACGCCGTGGATCGGCCTGGCGGTGGCGGGCGTGATGCTGATCGTGATCGCGAGTTACCGGCAGAACGTGCACGCCTATCCGTCTGGTGGCGGGGACTACGAGGTGGTCACCACGAACCTCGGGCCCACCGCGGGGCTCACGGTCGCCAGCGCTCTGATGGTGGATTACGTGCTGACAGTTGCGGTGTCGATGTCGTCGGCGATGTCGAACATCGGCTCGGCGGTGCCGTTCGTCGCGCAGCACAAGGTGCTGTTCGCGGTGGTGGCGATCCTGCTGCTGGCTTCGATGAACCTGCGCGGGCTGCGGGAATCGGGCACCGCGTTCGCGATTCCCACCTACGCCTTCATGGTCGGCATGTACATCATGCTGGGCTGGGGGCTGTTCCAGATCTACGTTCTGGATCATCCACTGCGCGCGGAATCCGCCGGTTTCGAGATGCGTCCCGAACACGGCGAGGTGCTCGGTTTCGCACTCGTGTTCCTGGTGGCCCGGGCGTTCTCCTCGGGTTCGGCAGCGCTGACCGGTGTCGAGGCGATCAGCAACGGGGTGCCCGCCTTCCGTAAGCCCAAGTCGCGCAACGCTGCGACGACCCTGCTGCTGCTCGGGGTGATCTCGGTCACCCTGTTCATGGGGATCATCCTGCTGTCGAAGGCGACGGGAGTGCAGATCGCCGAACGGCCACACGAACAGCTGATCGGCGCACCACCGGACTACAACCAGAAGACGCTGATCGCACAATTGGCCGACGCGGTGTTCCACAACTTCCCGGTGGGGCTGTACCTGATCGCCGGGGTCACCGCGCTGATCCTGGTGCTGGCGGCCAACACCGCGTTCAACGGGTTTCCGGTGCTCGGGTCGATCCTGGCACAGGACCGGTTCCTGCCGCGGCAGCTGCACACCCGCGGTGACCGGCTGGCGTTCTCCAACGGCATCCTGTTCCTGGCCTTCGCGGCGATCGCGTTCGTGGTGGCGTTCCGCGCCGAGGTGACCGCGCTGATCCAGCTCTACATCGTCGGCGTGTTCGTATCGTTCACGCTCAGCCAGATCGGCATGGTCCGGCACTGGACCCGGTTGTTGCGCACCGAAACCGACCCGGCGGTGAGGCGGCACATGATGCGGTCGCGGATCATCAACGCGGTCGGTCTGACGGCCACCGGCACGGTGCTGGTGGTCGTGGTGGTGACCAAGTTCCTCGCCGGTGCCTGGATCGCCATCCTGGCGATGGGTGCGCTGTTCGTCATCATGAAGCTCATCCACAAGCACTACGACACCGTGGCCCGCGAGCTCGAGAAGGAGGACGAGGAAGCGGGCGACATCGTGCTGCCGAGCCGCAACCACGCGGTGGTCCTGGTGTCGAAGCTGCATCTGCCGACCAAACGGGCGCTGGCCTATGCCCGGGCAACCCGGCCGGACGTGCTGGAGGCGATCACGGTCAGCGTCGACGACGCCGAGACCCGTGCGCTGGTGCACCAGTGGGAGGACAGCGATATCAGCGTGCCGCTGAAGGTCATCGCCTCTCCCTACCGTGAAATCACCCGGCCGGTACTCGATTACGTCAAACGGGTCACCAAGGAATCGCCGCGGACCGTGGTGACGGTGTTCATCCCCGAATACGTCGTGGGGCACTGGTGGGAACAGGTACTGCACAACCAGAGCGCGTTGCGGCTCAAGGGCCGGCTGCTGTTCATGCCTAACGTGATGGTGACATCGGTTCCGTGGCAATTGAGTTCGTCCGAGCGGTTGAAGGCGCTGCAGCCGCGCGCCACCCCGGGTGATGCTCGCAGGGGGTTCCTCGAATGACGGAACTCACGCTGACCGCGGGACCGGCGGCCAACGGCGGCAGTTGCGTGGCCCGCCACGACGGCCGGGTGGTGTTCGTCCGTTACGCCCTGCCCGGCGAGACCGTGCGGGTCAAGGTGCTCGACGAACGTGGGTCGTATTGGCACGCCGAGGTTGTCGAGGTCTTGGAACCTTCTGGTGACCGCGTCGATCCGCTGTGCCCGATCGCCGGGGTCGACGGCGCCGGGTGCTGCGATTTGGCGTTCGCCGAGCCGGAGGCGGCGCGGCGGCTCAAGGGCTCGGTGGTGGCCAACCAATTGGCCCGGCTGGGCGGATTCACCTGGCGCGACGAACAGACTGCGGTCGCCGAACCGGTCGGTGCCGGGGAAGTCCGTGGCTGGCGGACCCGCGTGCGACTGGACACCACCGCCGACGGCCGGGCCGGATTCCACCGGTACCACAGCGCCGATCTGGTCACCGACCTCGATTGCGGACAACTGCCCGCGGAGCTGATCGATGGCCTGGCCGAGATGCGTTGGACGCCGGGCGCGCACGTGCACGTGGTCCTGGACTCCGACGGCCGCAGGCACATCGTGCAATCAGGCCCCAAGGTGACCGGCCGTAAAGGCAGCCGAGCGGGCGGTCCGAAAAGTACGACACGGGTCATCGAAGGCGATTACGAGGCGGTACAGCGCGTCGGCGGGCGGCAGTGGATGCTGCCGGCGACGGCGTTCTGGCAGGCCCACCGTGATGCGGCGGCCCTCTACAGCGGGCTGGTGGCCGATTGGTCAGGGCTGCAGCCGGGCATGACGGCGTGGGACCTGTACGGCGGTGCCGGGGTATTCGCCGCGGCGCTGGCTGAACTGGTCGGGCCGGACGGACGCGTGCTGACCGTCGACACCTCACGCGGGGCATCACGTGCGGCGCGCAGCGCTCTGGCCGACCTGCCCTGGGTCTCGGTGGTCACCGAATCGGTGCGTCGCGCCCTGTCGGCCGAGTCGGGACGTCCCGACGTTGCGGTGCTCGACCCCCCGCGCACCGGTGCCGGCCGGGAGGTGATCGACGCGCTTGCCGCCACCGAGGTGCCGAGGGTCATCCACATCGGTTGTGAGGCAGCGTCATTCGCCCGGGACATCGGGCTGTATCTGCGGCACGGTTACGCCGTGGAGGAGCTGCGGGTGTTCGATTCCTTCCCGCTCACCCACCATGTGGAGTGCATCGCGGTGCTGACCCGCTGACCCGGGTGGACCCGCGCCGCTCACTCCTGGGTGTCAGGCCCCATCGTCGGGGTGGGGAAGTGCGCATAGGTGGCCCGGTTGCCGCCCTGGGCCCTCGACTGGTTCATCGCGGTATCGGCCAGTGCCACGAGGGCGTCGACGACCTGCGGGGTGGGCAGTTCGGTCAGCGGGCGCAATTGGCTGCAGGCCGTGCCGATGCTGGCCGTCAGGCGCATGGGCGTGGTGGTGATGGCCATCCGGATCCGGTTGACCAGTGGCGAGGGGTCGTTGGTCTTGAACACGTCGGCGATCAGAAACTCGCTGTCGGACACGTGGGCCAGCGGGACCTTGTGGCGCACCGTCTCACGGATGGCCTGCGCGACGGCGACCCGGGCGTGGAACGTGCTGTGGCTGCCGTCCATGTCGCTGAGTAGCGCCATGTCGTCGATGCCGACCGCTACGACCACCAGGTACTGATCGTCGTGGCGGCTGTGGGAGCCCAGCATCGTGGCGGTGTGCATGTCGAACGCCTCGCGATTGAGCAGACCGGTCAGCGGGTCGATCTCGGCCGGGTGCTGAACCCGGTCGGGTTCGATCAACTCGACTGCCATCCGGCATAACGCCGAGGTACTCAGGATCACCAGCAGTGCCACCAGCGTGCCCACGGCTCCCAGCCAGACATCCGTCAGCCCTACCCGCACGCCCAGGAAGGCCACCACCGCGCCCGAGGCCACCCAGGTCAGGTACAGCACCCGGCGACTGTGCAGGAAGGCCGTATAGGCGGTGATCAGGCTCAGGGAACTGGACCCCATGAGCCCGACGACCGGATCCACCAGCAGGATGCAGGTCGCCGCGATACAGGCCGTGCCCATCGACACGACGGTCCACGACTGGGTGCGGCTGGGCCACTGCCGCCGCCACCACCATTGCGCCAGGGTCAGGCCGCCGACGGCCACGGCCACAGCCACGTATTGCAGGCCTCCGTGCGGGCCCTTCGGGCTGACCAGCAACAAAAGCGGAACCAGGCTCAAGCCGACGATGGTGACCCCGACGAGGCGCTGCATCTGGATGCGCTTGCCCTGCGCAGCGAGCAGCGCGGTACGCGCGTAGTAGTTATCGAATGGACTCAACCCGCACCCCGGAGTAATCGACTTCGCCTTCACCTTACGTAATCATGGGAGCCGCGGTTTTGTCGCCGGTTTGAGGCGCTGCCACGGACTTCGCCGGTATTTGCTCGACCACCTCACCTGTTAGCGTTTACCTCAGGTGTGCCGGGAAGTCTGGTCGGCGTTCGATGCATGCTGACCCCAGGAGCCCCATGAGCAATCGCCGTGAACACAGCAGCCGACGACTGCTGGCGCGCGGGTCCTGGCCGGAGTGGCAGCGGGTCTCCGAGCTGCTGCGCACCGAGACGGTCGGCGGGGCGTTGCTGCTCGCTGCCGCGGGCGCGGCGCTGGTATGGGCCAATTCGCCGTGGTCATCCGGCTATCACCGACTTTCGGAGTTCACCGTCGGTCCGCAGTCCCTGCATCTCGACCTGAGCCTGTCGGCCTGGGCGGCCGACGGGCTGCTGGCGATCTTCTTCTTCGTCGTGGGCGTGGAGCTCAAGCGCGAGTTCGTCGCGGGGGATCTGCGTGATCCGGCCCGTGCCGCGCTGCCCATCGCGGCGGCCGTGGGCGGCATGGTGGTGCCCGCGGCGATCTTCGTCGGGATCAATCTGTTCTCGGGCCATCCGGAGAACCTCGGCGGGTGGGCGGTACCGATCGCCACCGACATCGCCTTCGCGCTGGCGGTGCTGGCCGTGGTGTCCACTCACCTGCCCACGGCGCTGCGGATCTTCCTGCTGACGCTGGCGGTCGTCGACGATCTGCTGGCCATCACGGTGATCGCTCTGTTCTTCACCGACCACGTGGCGCTCGGACCCCTGGTGGCGGCGCTGATCCCGATCGGCCTGTATGCGGTCGCGGTGCAGCGGGGGATGCGTCAGTGGTGGATCCTGCTGCCGCCGGCGATCCTGGCCTGGGCGTTCGTGCACGCCAGTGGCGTCCACGCCACCGTGGCCGGGGTGCTGCTCGGTTTCACCGTTCCGGTGTTGGGCCGCCATGCTTCGGCCGAGCACTTCGAACACTTGGTTCGGCCGCTTTCGGCGGGGTTCGCCGTGCCGGTGTTCGCGTTCTTCGCCGCGGGCGTGACGGTCGGTGGATGGTCGGGCTTCGCCACGGCGTTGTCGCATCCCGTGACCATCGGGGTGATCGCCGGCCTGGTGCTCGGCAAACCCATCGGCGTGCTGGGAACCACCTATTTGCTGGCCCGCTTCACCCACGCGAGCCTGGATGAGGATCTCGCCTGGCGAGACGTGCTCGGTGTCGCGATGTTGGCCGGGATCGGTTTCACGGTCTCGCTGCTCATCGGGGAACTGGCGTTCGGGCACGCGACCGTGGCCGACGACGACGTGAAGATCGCGGTGGTCACCGGATCGGTGGTCGCAGGCCTGCTGGCCGCGGTGGTTCTGGTGTCGCGCAACGCCG includes these proteins:
- a CDS encoding GGDEF domain-containing protein, which encodes MSPFDNYYARTALLAAQGKRIQMQRLVGVTIVGLSLVPLLLLVSPKGPHGGLQYVAVAVAVGGLTLAQWWWRRQWPSRTQSWTVVSMGTACIAATCILLVDPVVGLMGSSSLSLITAYTAFLHSRRVLYLTWVASGAVVAFLGVRVGLTDVWLGAVGTLVALLVILSTSALCRMAVELIEPDRVQHPAEIDPLTGLLNREAFDMHTATMLGSHSRHDDQYLVVVAVGIDDMALLSDMDGSHSTFHARVAVAQAIRETVRHKVPLAHVSDSEFLIADVFKTNDPSPLVNRIRMAITTTPMRLTASIGTACSQLRPLTELPTPQVVDALVALADTAMNQSRAQGGNRATYAHFPTPTMGPDTQE
- the nhaA gene encoding Na+/H+ antiporter NhaA, which encodes MSNRREHSSRRLLARGSWPEWQRVSELLRTETVGGALLLAAAGAALVWANSPWSSGYHRLSEFTVGPQSLHLDLSLSAWAADGLLAIFFFVVGVELKREFVAGDLRDPARAALPIAAAVGGMVVPAAIFVGINLFSGHPENLGGWAVPIATDIAFALAVLAVVSTHLPTALRIFLLTLAVVDDLLAITVIALFFTDHVALGPLVAALIPIGLYAVAVQRGMRQWWILLPPAILAWAFVHASGVHATVAGVLLGFTVPVLGRHASAEHFEHLVRPLSAGFAVPVFAFFAAGVTVGGWSGFATALSHPVTIGVIAGLVLGKPIGVLGTTYLLARFTHASLDEDLAWRDVLGVAMLAGIGFTVSLLIGELAFGHATVADDDVKIAVVTGSVVAGLLAAVVLVSRNAAYRRIHELETVDADHDGVPDIYQPRQD